taatataaaaacaaataaacttttaatttaatatagaataaattCAAGCACTTACATCAAATGTAGCGGTAGTAGATGAGTCGAGCCAATTGCAAGCTGGCGGACTGGCTCAACTAGAGCTCACCTCGAGCTCCTTGATGAGTCAAGCTGGAACCAATATAATTCTATCCCACTTGCgagctttttctattttttaataattttttttttgaaatattcttatatatttaactaacaCATATTagtatatcaaattaataaaaaaaatatttataatatattagaattatatttaggcaatatctcatattttaattttatatcattgTAAAAGTATGGTATTTCCATATCCATCTAAATAAGCATAATTTTagtattcttttttatgaagTTGTATATAcataacattaatttaatgGAAACAAatctttgttaattttataattattatgaaattaatgttTCCATTAACTTACATAAGCattctattattataattattattgctatatattttttattttatattaagtattaattttattatctaatagttgaagaaaattagaaatatatttttgttaaaaatattgagtttGTTAAtcttacataataaataatattcaaaataattaatattttaattataaataaaaatttgaaatagctcgagctcgagcctAAAAGTTTTGAGCTTGTCGagctcaaattcaaaatcaaaagctCGACCTCGAGCCTTAATTTTTTGTCGAGTTCGATCCATTTATACTCCTAATCAAATGTTCCTCTGCTACCGTAACAATTAAGGGTCGTGATCCCTAGACTACATTAGccgacaaaatatttattgaaaaatatatttatttattcacaaaatatttatttcttcaaataattttctgttcttgatacttaataataatttattttgtcaaattaataaattaattattttatctataattttatttaattagacaaaagaaataaaataaaactttagaattatatatacacattaataaattatgtatacgCATCaaatgtgtttgaatttttaaatgtgaACTAATGTATGaagtatatttttgtgatCTTCAAAGAGTTATAATGCTATTGcctattctatttttatgtaGATGTTTTGGATGTATATTTATCCATACACAGACaatgatgagaaaaaaatttctctactcatttaataacaaaatatgcAAATCTAGGAGAGGATTCCAACCCAGTAGCTTCTTTTCCTCCACTTCTTTCAACTTCATTTATCCTTTCAATGCTTGCACTCTGTGAAGAGAGGTACGTCTTTTATTGGCTTCCATCGCTAAAATCCACTTACTTTTAAGCTGAATTCGACTTTGAAATTCAAGaacttgaattttcttatgCTGCTGAATGCAGTTAGTCATTCGATGAATAAGAAGTAGTGCTAGTGTAAGCAGAGGCCACCGTACTCCATGGCCTCCCTGAAGCTCTCAGTTTCTGTAGATAACAGCTGTTATGAGTCCAAGAAACAGAGGTTTGCTTtgaattcattgaaatttggCTCAAGTACCTTGTTTTCGGGTTATGTGATTACTAATGGGGCGCTTATTGTGAAGCCCTTTTGTAAACTGAAGCAGATTAGGGTTAATGGGTTAGGAAATGAGCTTTTGGGTGCGCCTGAGTCGACATTGGATGGTTGTCAGATTGGTGATGGGAAGAAATATGTAGCTGGTGATCATATGATTTTAGAAACCCCAGATTTTCATGGAGATTCTCATAAAGGGAGAGTGAATATCTGGAAAAAGCTTAGGAGTGCAAATGCGGCTCGGAAGCACACTAGTAGGAATTTGGATGTTCATAGAAATCGCAACAAGTATAAGAAGGAAGAGAAAGTCGTGGGTCCAcgacaaaatataaaaccaaacagAGTCTTGGATGGCCAGACTGTAGTGGATTTAGATTTTGATGATCTTGCGCCTGAGTTGAGCTACGAGCGTTGCAATCTGATCTTAGAACAGCTTGAGAAAAGCAATGGTAACAAAGCTTTGAGGTTTTTTGAGTGGATGAAAGTTAATGGGAAGTTGAAGAAGAACATGACTGCCTATAATTTGATTCTTAGGGTTTTGGGTAGAAAGGAGGACTGGGGTGAAGCGGAAGTCATGATCAGGGAAATGGTTTGTGACTCAGGTTGCGAGCTTAACTATCGGACTTTCAATACCCTTATATATGCTTGTTATAAGAATGGGCTTGTCGATTTGGGAGCTAAGTGGTTCAGGATGATGTTGGATTATAAGGTTCGGCCAAATGTTGCTACTTTTGGAATGCTTATGACTCTTTACCAGAAGGGTTGGGTTGTCGAGGAGGCAGAGTTCACATTTTCTTGGATGCGGAATCTGAAAATAACGTGCCAGTCTGCTTATTCAGCTATGATCACGATTTATATACGCATGGGCTTGTATGATAAAGCAGAAGATGTTATTTCCTTCCTGAGAGAAGATCATGTGGTTTTAAATCAGGAGAACTGGTTGGTACTGCTAAATGCTTACTGCCAGCAGGGCAAGTTAAGTGATGCGGAGCAGGTGCTGTGTGCAATGGGAGAAGCTGGCTTTTCTCCAAGTATAGTTGCATACAATACAATGATCACTGGATATGGGAGAGTTTCAAGTATGGATCACGCAGAACGCTTGTTCCACGACCTTAAAGAAAATGGTGTTGAGCCTGATGAAACAACATATAGGTCACTAATTGAAGGTTGGGGTCGAACAGGCAATTATAAGCAGGCAAAACTTTACTACATGGAAATGAAGAGGTTGGGTTTTAAGCCTAATTCCTCAAACTTGTATACATTGATGAGATTGCAAGCCAAgcatgaagatgaagatggcgCTAGAAGAACTATTGATGACATGATGCTGATTGGTTGTGAAAAATCCTCCATCCTGGGCATTGTCTTACAGGCGTATGAGAAGGCTAATAGACTGGAAAAGATGTCTTTGACTTTGGAAGGTCCCCTGTATGATCATGTTCTCAAAAACCAGACATCTTGCGCAATTCTTGTAACAGCTTATGTGAAAAATTGCTTGATTGATAATGCACTGGAAGTTCTGAGAGACAAGCAATGGGAGGATTCTATATTTGAGGATAACTTGTACCACCTATTAATATGTTCATGCAAAGATTTGTGTCATCTTGAGAATgccatcaaaatatttacttacATGCCAAGATCTGCCCGACCAAACTTGAATATCTTCTGCACAATGATTGACATTTACAGTAAAATGGGCCTTTTTATTGAAGCTGAAAAACTTTATGCGGAGTTGAAAACTTCAGGTGTCAAATTGGACATGATAGCCTTTAGCATTATAATAAGAATGTATGTCAAATCTGGGTCTTTGAAAGACGCCTGCTTGGTTTTGGACATAATGAATGAACAAAAGAATATTGTGCCTGATGCGTATCTTCTACGTGATATGCTCCGCATTTATCAGCGATGTGGCATGGATGATAAATTGGTCAAGCTGTATTATCAAGTGTTGAAAAATGGTGAAATTTGGGATGAGGAAATGTATAATTGTGTTATAAACTGCTGTGCCCGTGCGTTGCCAGTTGATGAACTCTCAAGGCTTTTTGATGAAATGCTTCAGCGAGGATTTTCACCGAATACCATTACCTTCAATGTGATGCTCAATGCTTATGGCAAATCTAGACTATTTGAAAGGGCAAGGAAAGTGTTTTGGATGGCCAAGAAACGAGGTCTAGTTGATGTTATATCTTACAATACTATCATAGCTGCCTatgggaaaaataaatacttaaagAATATGTCAGCAGCTGtcaagaaaatgcaatttgatgGTTTTTCAGTTTCCCTTGAAGCCTACAATTGCATGCTGGATGTCTATGGGAAAGAAGGtgaaatggaaaaatttaGAGGTGTCTTGCAGAGGATGAAGGTTTCTAACTGTTCTTCTGACCAGTACACTTACAACATCTTAATCAACATCTATGGAGAGCAAGGATGGATTGAAGAAGTTGCTGGCGTGCTAACGGAATTAAAAGAATGTGGAATCAGTCCTGATTTGTGCAGCTATAACACATTGATAAAAGCATATGGGATTGCAGGAATGGTTGACGATGCCATGGCTTTGGTCAAGgaaatgagagaaaatggaataGAACCTGACAGGATAACCTATGCTAATCTGATCACTGCATTAAGAAAGAATGATATGTACCTGGAGGCTGTAAAGTGGTCCTTGTGGATGAAGCAGATGGGCCTATGATACTTGTATTCATTCATACGCACGCTACTGTCATGGTTGTTCTGCTTCTTTCCTCTATACATCCATCTAGACCTCATAGCATAGACGACTCTGAATCTGATGCAGTGGTAAGCATTGCACATACAGAATCTTTGCATCCATTTACATGTTATTCCTCTGAACTTTgcagaaaaaaaatcacagacacaatttcaaatttacttTTCCAGGAAGTGGCTGGAGTCTTTGTTGTACACTGACATCAGATATTCAACTTGTACAAAGTGCAGACAGGGATTGTTCTGAATTACTCCATGTTCCATCAAGAACAGTGAATATGTTGATCATACTGTTGTCAATTTGCCAATGAGGTCTAACGGTGGTCTTTTAACTGATATATCTAGAGTACCTTTTGGTTATATGAGCTCATGTAATTCAAGTAGGATGAGATCCACCTTTTAGctgtttatatatagtttaacagttattatttataatttgtattaatcttctccttttaatttaatgtcgACAGGAGGAGACACACCATCGTCGTTATCTTTAcatatcaaatgaaaaataaagaaaacagtTAATTGCCTAGAGATACTTTCACATTGCATCAGTCCTTATACATTGATATGATTTGCTATCATTCTGCTTTCAGTGTTCTCATAATTTCCTTCAGACACATAAACACTGCTTCTGGTGTATAAAAGTGCATACTGCATTGTGTCTTTTGCTGATTCGAGGCTTGAAGTGCATGATTGGCAAGGCTGATGTGTTTTTCACATGATCCAGTGAAGTACCTTCTTGTTCTCATACTTCTCGAAGAGCTGCTAGATTTTATGACGTAGTTGTTTTCTCTATTCTCTTTACTCGAGGCCACTAGTTTGCTAATTCCTGTAAgaatgtaagaaaatatacttttagttTGCTTTTTCTTGAGGTTGTCTTAAAaacaaagtttatttttcactaTGATGTCCAATTATATGTGCAGCAACTTCTGTCCAAGAAGACGTCCTTGGAAAGTGATGTTAATGGCCAAGATTCGGCTTTAAACTCCCAAGACGGACCTagagttttttgttttattcttttttcagttttatgtGATTTATATACTAATGCTTGGCTCTGACACTATGTGCAAGTATGTTTCGCAACAATAACAGAAAGGCCTACCGTTCCATGAAGACAACGACAATGCAATCAAGTCGGGCAACATCAAATCACAAGTTCTCTTCATGAAATGGCAACAGCTTCTTGTAAGTAAATCTTATATGTTGTGTCTCCCATTCTCATGTCCTGGATAAAGTCTGCATGTGAATAACTGCTGAACTCAAGATTATAGAAGGGATGGACTCAATCTGATTTTTCGAATTATTtctgtttctttatttatgcTCATCtctttttattcattttcccTTCCTTTCCCTGCCTCCATAAGGCAGCTGGTGCTGTTAATTCTGGCTAATAAATGAAAGAGGATTCAGTTTTCGAATATCAATGATGAACTTTTTACTGgaactattaaaatatttgcacgctgttatttttcataaaaagtattaaaattcatGTGAAATATAAACTTCATAAATTTGGAAATACTTACTTCTTGTGACGATaagttatgaatttattaacaaatgcaaatgttttattatcaagattaatatattcttaacaaatgtcaattttattttattttttgaactcgccaaaaattaacaaattgcattatattttatgcCGACATACAAAAAGATGaacgaaataaaataaagttttcaaTCTAATAAGTTTTTATGCCTATTTTTATGTCTGTCTTAACtgttctttaaaataaatctttatgTTTATGTATGTATGGCCAAATCATTAAATGTAAACGAAGCATATGGTGTATCATTTCTCATGTATGCtaaaaaatgttgaataaaataactttattttgGAAAGCTCGTTGCACCTACTTAACAAGTTTATTTAAGTGAAAGTAAAATAAGTATTTCTTTCAACAGTTCATGTTTAAattcttataataattttattttgagactATGCATTATAATTTAGGGATAGTCACAttgtttacacaaatcacccctattttttggataattatacatacacccaccagaaatatcaatattatttacacaaattgcTCCCTACTTAATTTTGCTAGGGGttgtttctataattatgcaaaGGTTCggataatttatgtaaacaaACTATAGGTTATAAGTATAAATGGAATTATCCCTACAatttatgatgaaattaagtttgtcttattttttattagtttaatctaattaaattactttttctcTATATTGTAGTGTTAACAATGAAGTTAAGAagtgtataaaattttaaggtcattattattttaataatactttacatatatgtatgaCATATAGGTATAGATGTAAATtattaagtatataaattctcaaagaaaaatatacacaaaCATGTTTTTGGGACtcatttagaaaataaattagaagtttagtatattttagaaacaaatttttataattcaataaacTAAGAAAATAGTTAACGTCTAAGATCAgattaataatgtaatattaattgGGAGGAGATTCAATATACActtttaattaacataaaataaataacacaaaTATTTATGTTCATCCCAGAAATATTAATACATCCAGAATAAAATggatatgaaaattaaagacaTTGAAGCGCAATTGTAGTTCCAAATTGGGGTTACAAAGAGACACCAAATGGAAACAACTACTTTGTGGAAATACTCTTGGAACAGccaaattaataatcatagaGAGGGAACAATGCAGCAGCTTTTAGAACTCATGGTTTCTTCGGTTCATTTCCGCCGCCAATGCCGCCCCCAGCGCCACCACCCCCACCAAATCCagctccaccaccaccaccaccacctatTCCCCCGCCAATTCCTTTCCCTATTCCTCCTCCAAAACCACCTCCAGCTCCACCACCTATGCCACCCCCAAAACCACCGCCCGCTCCACCACCTATGCCTTTGCCAATACCTCCCCCAAAACCACCcccacctcctcctcctccaccaatTCCTTTGCCTATACCACCTCCACCACCGCCACCACCTCCAAATCCACCACCGAAACCGCCTCCACTGCCACCCCCAGCTCCACCACCTATTCCTCCTCCAACCCCACCTCCAATTCCGCCACCTACGCCTCCACCAACTCCACCTCCAACACCACCACCGAttcctcctccaccaccaaTACCTTTACCAATTCcccctccaccaccacctccaacCCCTCCACCAactccacctccaccaccaATCCCTCCACCTCCGTTTGCACCACCACCTCCCCCTATACCACCGGCTGATCCGTGGGCATGTCCACCACCAACTCCACCTCCCTTCCCGGTCCCCTTTCCTATTCCACTTCCGCTAGAGCCACTGCCCCCTCCAATACCTCCTCCAACTCCATTATGGTGATGCTTTTTAGCCTTCTTATGGTGCTTTCCACCATCATGGCCTCCAACTCCCCCGCCAATGCCGCCACCAACACCCCCACCACtgcctccaccaccaccaccttttCCTACGCAGTCAGGTCTTACATAATGATTACTTAGACCAGCATCGCCATCAACGAACCCTTCTGGTTTCTTGAGCTCACCTTTTTGCCCCAACTTCCTGGCCTCCGCACACCCCACCACCAAAAGAGAGATTAGCACTGCGGCCAGAAAACCCTTCACAGCCATTCTTATTCCTTGACTGCACTTGCGTGCAAACACAGAGCTTTATAAGCATACTCCCAACCACCCACCACACCCAAACCAACAAGTATTAATTCTAAGCATATAAATACTACTGTTGCAACCAATTTGAATGCTTTTCCAACTTTTTAAGACAACTCCAGCTCGAATACCCACACATTTTACGTGATAGCTCCATGCATACATGCATTCATGGccacctctctctctcgctccaACACAAACAtgggaaaattttaattggtttTCGGAAGCAAGAAGCTTGAAAAAACAACTATTGTCGCAGAATACGTTGGCAGTTGAGACTTACtccaataaattttgttaaatccAAGCCAGTCATTGGAAACTATGTTAAAAGAGCTATTGCCGTACCTAAAAGGAGAGAACATGTCATAATTACTACAAATGGTTCAGGCATATGTAATAAGCCAATTGATGTTCACGGACTGCATTTACTCGTAAGGACTTGGAAATTTTTGCGCTCATTACTATGTGTTTGAAGCCTCATCTCATGTCTCCAAACCCACCCTTCTAAGTTCATGAgttgaaattgatttttggaCAAGTCAGTAAGGTAAAACAAATGTATGAAATAATTGAGTCCAAGAGTAGAATCAATGAGCTAAAGACCAAGCAAAAATCAATCAAGAAATGAGTAACAAACAAGTTTTCCAAAGATCAAAAGATTTCGATGAGTTGGGTATCAAAATCCAATCAAATTTCTGTAGTATTTCCATTTGAAGAGAAGAGCTCAATTATTCAAGATATGGTATATACACAGCCATCAAAGTATTATATACCTTCCACCATATTGAATAACTAAAAACTACTTATTTGTACACGACAGAGTTACAGTGTTAGCCCATTGAAGACTGAACACCTCTTTCCCAAAATTATGTTCTCTCTCCTTTCTGAGCTCCCTACTGTGCTTGTGCATAGATAACAAGTTGGGGGAAAGACTTCTTTAAAGCATATACAATCCCCTATGATATATCCATGCTCCTTATGGATAAAGCCTTGACAAGCATTTCAGGATTAGTACTCGGCTTCTGTTCTCACTCCATCTTTCGCAACTAGAAATTGCTGAAGCTTAGTTATGTTACGCACCATGAGATGAGACTTCAACATGTCCCCAGATAGATGCTATGTGCACCAAGACCATGAACTTGTATACAGTGCATgtacaagaacaagaaagccGCTGTCCAGGCTCAGATGAATCTGGCTTCTAGTAGAATCCGTGCGCATTCGCAAGCACCTCTGACAGGTACCCTCTGATGAGCACAGCAAAATTGTCCGTCGAGTGGATGCATTATGGGGAGGATCAGTTGAAGAAGTATGGAGATTCAATAACTTTTTCAAGATCAAAGTCTCCTCTATTTGGCAGAGGGGGGAAGGTCAACATTGGATATGACGTCTGGAAGCTTTCAAGCAGCTGCTCATGCAATCAACATGTAAAGTGCAAGTGAATCAtcttaaaaattgaagtcaAAGCAAGTCGATAAGTCCTGGATGCAGAGCAAGCTTAGTGAAGCAATTCTTGGTAACTTATGCCAACAATTTGCAAGTaacacataaattaaaatgatttggCAATGTCAAATCCATGCATTTCCTGTTTCACaattaaattgagaaataagCATCCTAAGGAGTTGGTCTAAAAGCCAAGGATCCAACCATGAAGTTGGATGTCATAATGTTAATTACACTCCATTTCCACCCAAGTCTAGGTACAAAATCAACACTTCTTAGTGCACTTAAAAAAGAGATGCGGAGaacgaaaataaatttaatgagatACTTCAGCAGGCTATTTAGGACATGGAAATACGAGAAACAAGTTAAAACTGTCATTCAGTGCATGCAAGAAGCTATTTGAGGGGTTATAATACTTACGTTTTCAAGTATTGGCATACTGTATAAATCCACAAACTTTTCTCTTAGGATCTGATTCATTCTATCAACATCACAAGCATGCGTCCAGAATGAATCGTGCACGCCTGCAACGCAACAAAAAGGTTATTGTAGAAGTCCAATCTCATCAACCAAGAATGAAGACTTCTTAAAGTAACAACATGATTGACGATAGTCACTTAGGCAAACAAAATAAACGACTCTAAACTGGAGGCATCTCAAGAGGTTGGTTAACTGTGAAACAAACATCAAATACCATCAAATCAGGCATGGAAAGTCTGACTCTTAAATTTGTAGAAAATGTTTCAAATTCTTCTCCTGATCAGGCATGCAAACCTGGGAACCTTTGCTTTCACGAAAATGTTGAAAGTTGATTACTGGTTTCAACAAATTGATCTTCTATGAATGTTTGAAGAATCCACTAAACCATTATAACAGTGCTCCAGCatgttaatatattcaaacaaGCAATGTCTGGCTTTGTTGTCCAGTTCCAATTTGGGTGTCCTATCACGGACAATTCTGTAATTGTGATTGGCCCGGCCATGTAAACTAGGCATGGCATTTCAACACGGTCACAGGGTCAATTCTTGTTCTAAGGATAAGATAGTAAATGGTCTTTTGGGGGTCACAAAGATGGTATTTGCCTGATTTATTCTTCAGAGGCTTAAATCGTGCCACTTGGCTGATTTCTACTAGTCACTCCAAACAGACTTTGCGAGCAAGTGATAATATACTTTGATAAACAATATTCATTTATATCTAGCCTCACTAAGCTTTTgcttacataatttttgttgtcTCCTCCTCCAAACCAGGTAGACATTTTAAAATGAGGACTAACTCCCTTTACGCTGTAAATGGAGCCCACCTAATTTTGCATATAGTCATGCATGTATCTAAAGGTAGAGCATGGCTCCtaaaaactttgaaaaaacACTACATAAATGTAACTATATGACTTCCTTACTACTTTcgttatgtaattatttataaaaattacagtagagtttaaattttccttttagaTTGGATAGGTTTAGAAAGTGGTCCAGGGTGAATCTCATTAGACCACAAGTGATGGTGTCACGGCCCGAGGTAGGGAGTTATGTTTTATCCAAGCCTTGGGATGTGACAGAATTAGAACCTGATGTCAGCCCCATTCTCGCTAGGTTTCTCCAGACAAACCATGCGAATAAACAGGCAAGAGATCAGCCTACCTATACACAGTTGATGACCCCAGAGCAAATACAATGCACGCACTTCAATAATAAACATTTGCACAAGAGATACATGAACCAACAGAGTAAATTTAGAGGCAGTGGCGATCACGACAAACCCGCAAACCGCAATCCAGCATCTCGACAAGCAACGGCAGTCATCATCATGTGTGAACCATCCAGTGAGTGCACAAAATTTGGAGGGAAAGCAGTTCTCTGCTTTCTTACCTCAACCTAGGGCCAGTCATTTTAAAATGAGCATCAGTACCCACAATGGCAAATGCTTAGATATAAAAGGAGAGAGTGATAAAACTTACTGAATCACCCTCGCGCTGCAAGGCCAAAACCTGAAGAGAAGTTCTTATCTGCATTGAAATGAGGTAAATCAGATTCCACAGAATAAAAACTGAAAACAGCTCATCCAGAGCATACACGAAACATTTATCTCAAGAATTTTAAGCTCTCAATTCACAAACAGAGAAGTGAGAAAAATATTGCTGTGGCTTTTCCACTAGAAAATGGTCAAGAAAGTGTCTCTGTGTTCttacttattaatatatttttaagatgtGTGAATTTAAAGCATAGATCATTGACATGGTAAAAACTATCAAACCATGCAACTAGCAATATGAATCCTGTAACAAAGATGCAAACGTCCCCCATTTCTGACATTAAACTGAATGCTTTTCAAGAAATCTGGGTGAGAAAAGATGGTTTCAGCACTACATTAGATGAGCTTGTATGGTTGTACTCCCCTAACAAACCAAACATCTTtccacatttatttattttatgataattacatTAGGTACCATGCATTAATAGTTATTAGCATCACTGTAATCTTTATTCTTTCCGTTAATTCAGAATGTATTCCTTCACACAGCATAAATCACTTACTACATGACGCTGAGTTTTGAAGTATGGTTGTACGACAGGAAGACCAAGTGGCGTTGTCCAACATACAGGTTGATTTTCTGAAGCAATGATCTGTCAAGTAACTCAAGttacatcaaacaacaatcCCAAATTCATGAAACTTGTTGATTTTTAATGAGTCTTTACAAGTCATACTATTTAGTTTGCATTTTTTAGCAAACCTTAGCACAGTCACCGAGCCAACCCATTATTGCACGTGCAGCTTGAAATAACTCCCCAAGTGCTGCCAATGTCACCTGCAGAGAAGTTTCTAACCATAATTATTCTCAGCATGTACTGGTATATCGTTCAAATTTCATaaccattttttttctgaaaagaCTGTTGCTAGTATAACAGGGTGCACAGTGTCATTAATTAGAGAAAAGTCAGAAGACACCTAATTATACTTGGGAATATAATTGCACTGCATGTAAGCCTCCTATTGTATAGATATCATTAAGTTGAAAACTTGCATAACTCAGGTTGTATCACCACCCTTTTGTTTGCCATTGAGTAGGGATACAAGTCCGATACAGTAGGAGCGGGTGCAAATACATGCATGCAGGTGCGGGATTCGGGAAAGGAGCAATACTGCGAGTGCAAATGAAATCAGATTGAATATTGTATAATAGCCAGAGTGCCTCAgggaaattaaaagaaaaaatagttgatGTCCCAACTTAGTACTTTGGGAGATATATTCCACCACTTTTTACAACCAT
The window above is part of the Sesamum indicum cultivar Zhongzhi No. 13 linkage group LG2, S_indicum_v1.0, whole genome shotgun sequence genome. Proteins encoded here:
- the LOC105155406 gene encoding pentatricopeptide repeat-containing protein At4g30825, chloroplastic, whose translation is MASLKLSVSVDNSCYESKKQRFALNSLKFGSSTLFSGYVITNGALIVKPFCKLKQIRVNGLGNELLGAPESTLDGCQIGDGKKYVAGDHMILETPDFHGDSHKGRVNIWKKLRSANAARKHTSRNLDVHRNRNKYKKEEKVVGPRQNIKPNRVLDGQTVVDLDFDDLAPELSYERCNLILEQLEKSNGNKALRFFEWMKVNGKLKKNMTAYNLILRVLGRKEDWGEAEVMIREMVCDSGCELNYRTFNTLIYACYKNGLVDLGAKWFRMMLDYKVRPNVATFGMLMTLYQKGWVVEEAEFTFSWMRNLKITCQSAYSAMITIYIRMGLYDKAEDVISFLREDHVVLNQENWLVLLNAYCQQGKLSDAEQVLCAMGEAGFSPSIVAYNTMITGYGRVSSMDHAERLFHDLKENGVEPDETTYRSLIEGWGRTGNYKQAKLYYMEMKRLGFKPNSSNLYTLMRLQAKHEDEDGARRTIDDMMLIGCEKSSILGIVLQAYEKANRLEKMSLTLEGPLYDHVLKNQTSCAILVTAYVKNCLIDNALEVLRDKQWEDSIFEDNLYHLLICSCKDLCHLENAIKIFTYMPRSARPNLNIFCTMIDIYSKMGLFIEAEKLYAELKTSGVKLDMIAFSIIIRMYVKSGSLKDACLVLDIMNEQKNIVPDAYLLRDMLRIYQRCGMDDKLVKLYYQVLKNGEIWDEEMYNCVINCCARALPVDELSRLFDEMLQRGFSPNTITFNVMLNAYGKSRLFERARKVFWMAKKRGLVDVISYNTIIAAYGKNKYLKNMSAAVKKMQFDGFSVSLEAYNCMLDVYGKEGEMEKFRGVLQRMKVSNCSSDQYTYNILINIYGEQGWIEEVAGVLTELKECGISPDLCSYNTLIKAYGIAGMVDDAMALVKEMRENGIEPDRITYANLITALRKNDMYLEAVKWSLWMKQMGL
- the LOC105155472 gene encoding glycine-rich cell wall structural protein-like; amino-acid sequence: MAVKGFLAAVLISLLVVGCAEARKLGQKGELKKPEGFVDGDAGLSNHYVRPDCVGKGGGGGGSGGGVGGGIGGGVGGHDGGKHHKKAKKHHHNGVGGGIGGGSGSSGSGIGKGTGKGGGVGGGHAHGSAGGIGGGGGANGGGGIGGGGGVGGGVGGGGGGGIGKGIGGGGGIGGGVGGGVGGGVGGGIGGGVGGGIGGGAGGGSGGGFGGGFGGGGGGGGGIGKGIGGGGGGGGGFGGGIGKGIGGGAGGGFGGGIGGGAGGGFGGGIGKGIGGGIGGGGGGGAGFGGGGGAGGGIGGGNEPKKP